From Pseudovibrio sp. Tun.PSC04-5.I4, a single genomic window includes:
- a CDS encoding cysteine rich repeat-containing protein, producing the protein MIKSIGTAVFSLGLLMMTFGQTAAAQEGPVQGMLEACQTEIETSCAKVNPGQGRLFACMYAYEDQVSDRCSKAIIDFADAMDYLFASANETMTVCAPDIEEKCSDVAFGGGRILSCLAEKKSDVTPQCQAAAAGFAERFGLN; encoded by the coding sequence ATGATAAAATCGATTGGAACGGCCGTGTTCAGTCTCGGCCTGCTTATGATGACTTTTGGTCAAACTGCTGCGGCGCAAGAAGGCCCCGTCCAAGGAATGTTGGAAGCTTGTCAGACAGAAATAGAGACTTCCTGCGCAAAGGTTAATCCCGGACAAGGGAGGCTTTTCGCCTGTATGTATGCCTATGAGGATCAGGTTAGCGATAGATGTTCAAAGGCAATCATCGATTTCGCAGACGCGATGGATTACCTCTTTGCAAGCGCCAATGAAACTATGACAGTTTGCGCGCCGGATATTGAAGAAAAATGTTCTGATGTTGCATTCGGCGGAGGCCGTATTCTATCATGCTTGGCCGAAAAAAAATCTGATGTGACGCCTCAATGCCAAGCAGCTGCAGCTGGCTTTGCGGAGAGGTTTGGCCTGAATTAA
- a CDS encoding DJ-1/PfpI family protein: MTKLAVILTQGFADWEYALVAGTGGPFFGFDVQFFAPHAGEVRSQGGLAAVVSNRLEEIAKFEPAVIVVVGGTIWETDEAPDIAELLKAQHANGGAVAGICGGTLALARAGLLNETAHTSNNAEFLTQNAKGYSGAEQYRDSAAAVSSDRIITAPGIAPVSFTAAIFENAGLNTEALQQFKSMLAAEHI; this comes from the coding sequence ATGACGAAATTGGCTGTAATTCTCACCCAAGGGTTTGCGGATTGGGAGTATGCATTGGTCGCGGGTACTGGCGGTCCATTCTTCGGCTTCGATGTCCAGTTTTTTGCACCACATGCAGGAGAAGTGCGCTCGCAGGGTGGACTTGCCGCTGTAGTTTCAAATCGACTGGAAGAAATAGCCAAATTTGAACCTGCGGTGATTGTAGTTGTAGGCGGTACGATCTGGGAAACAGACGAAGCGCCAGATATTGCGGAGCTGCTTAAGGCGCAACATGCCAATGGTGGTGCCGTTGCCGGCATTTGTGGAGGTACTTTGGCACTTGCTCGCGCTGGGCTGCTGAATGAGACAGCACACACATCAAACAACGCTGAGTTTCTCACTCAGAATGCAAAAGGGTATTCCGGTGCTGAGCAATATCGCGACAGTGCAGCAGCGGTTTCCAGTGATAGAATAATCACAGCACCGGGAATAGCTCCCGTCAGCTTTACTGCGGCCATTTTTGAAAACGCCGGGCTGAATACAGAAGCTCTCCAACAATTCAAAAGCATGCTTGCTGCAGAGCATATTTAA
- the gltS gene encoding sodium/glutamate symporter, with the protein MDGTEVQLIEIDPFTTITVAILVLFVGRELVRKNEALRKLTIPDPLAGGLLCAILVTVLTVWWGMKFQFSTEPIDFFLIYFFAAIGLRAKVSDLLTGGKPLIILIIISSVFLGIQNFVGMGAATVYGYPIHTGIIAGSVSLSGGVGTTLAWAPIFASELGVANAQEIGIACNTVGIVSACIIGGPIAQYLMRKHKLAGSHDRNEAVGQNFEDEGKLTLHYYDVLGAVFFINLAIFFGYILYLALKEAGVVIPLFVPVLVMGIFINNVGRMLFRNYDNLGREKGMAMISDISLGIFLSIALMTMDLLIVWQFLGFVTLVMSLQIALAICYSLFIVFPAMGKDYDAAVISAGFGGIALGSTATAVLNMTSVTRQFGASPKAFLIVPLTCGFFIDLMNTWIISNLIAL; encoded by the coding sequence ATGGATGGAACGGAAGTACAACTCATCGAGATTGATCCGTTTACGACAATCACGGTTGCGATCCTTGTTTTGTTTGTGGGGCGTGAACTTGTTCGCAAAAATGAAGCCCTCCGAAAACTGACCATCCCTGACCCTCTGGCAGGTGGTTTGCTCTGCGCGATCCTCGTGACTGTGCTTACTGTCTGGTGGGGTATGAAGTTTCAGTTCTCAACAGAACCGATCGATTTCTTCCTGATCTACTTTTTCGCTGCTATCGGCCTGCGTGCAAAAGTGAGCGATCTCCTGACCGGTGGCAAACCACTCATCATTCTTATCATTATCTCCTCGGTGTTCCTCGGCATACAGAATTTCGTAGGCATGGGCGCTGCCACTGTTTACGGTTATCCCATCCATACGGGCATCATTGCCGGTTCGGTCTCTCTTTCCGGCGGAGTGGGAACCACATTGGCATGGGCACCAATTTTTGCCTCTGAACTTGGCGTGGCGAATGCTCAGGAGATTGGCATCGCCTGTAACACAGTAGGCATCGTTTCCGCCTGTATCATCGGTGGCCCCATCGCCCAGTACCTCATGCGCAAGCATAAGCTTGCCGGGTCTCACGATAGAAACGAGGCTGTCGGCCAGAATTTCGAGGATGAAGGCAAACTCACCCTGCATTATTATGATGTGTTGGGAGCCGTATTCTTCATCAACCTCGCCATCTTCTTCGGCTATATTCTGTACCTTGCACTGAAGGAAGCTGGTGTTGTTATTCCGTTGTTTGTACCAGTCCTCGTGATGGGTATTTTCATCAACAACGTGGGTAGAATGCTTTTCCGAAACTACGATAATTTAGGGCGAGAGAAGGGCATGGCCATGATCTCGGATATCAGCCTAGGAATTTTCCTCAGCATCGCACTGATGACTATGGACCTCCTCATCGTCTGGCAGTTTCTCGGCTTTGTCACGCTGGTCATGTCGCTGCAAATAGCGCTCGCCATTTGCTATTCACTCTTCATCGTGTTCCCCGCTATGGGCAAAGACTATGATGCCGCAGTTATTTCAGCGGGGTTTGGCGGTATCGCGCTGGGCTCAACTGCAACGGCTGTGTTGAACATGACCTCGGTCACACGGCAATTCGGCGCTTCTCCCAAAGCATTCCTCATCGTGCCGCTCACATGTGGGTTCTTTATCGATCTGATGAACACGTGGATCATCTCGAACCTGATTGCACTGTAG
- a CDS encoding methyltransferase domain-containing protein, which produces MTKIDNEALAEAYNRALDLEKSGKFDAAAEAYKDVLKLDPEDHGGAAVRLASMGKGDAPSKAPDAYVSTLFDQHAEVFDMVLVDQLGYSVPLMVRDKIEKLGLGPFKRLLDLGCGTGLSGEALSDLVPHKTGVDLAEGMVEIADEKELYDDLYVGEVVEFLKVDEAERWDLIVATDVLPYMGELEEFFSGVAANIQNKGVFAFSSETLPDDILGDKRFMVGKYHRFAHAEAYLRDLLEKRGFSILDLSPIIVRYEQGEPVPGHLVLAAFEET; this is translated from the coding sequence ATGACCAAAATTGACAATGAAGCACTTGCCGAAGCCTATAACCGGGCTTTGGATCTCGAAAAATCCGGCAAGTTTGATGCTGCTGCGGAAGCTTATAAGGATGTCCTGAAGCTTGATCCTGAAGATCACGGGGGCGCAGCGGTTCGCCTTGCAAGCATGGGCAAGGGCGATGCACCGTCCAAAGCGCCAGATGCCTATGTAAGCACGCTGTTTGATCAACATGCTGAAGTGTTTGATATGGTGCTGGTGGACCAGCTCGGCTATTCCGTTCCGCTGATGGTTCGCGACAAAATTGAAAAGCTGGGCCTTGGTCCGTTTAAGCGATTGCTTGATCTGGGCTGTGGTACAGGTCTTTCCGGTGAAGCGCTGAGTGATCTTGTGCCGCACAAAACCGGTGTAGACCTTGCCGAAGGCATGGTTGAAATTGCCGACGAAAAGGAACTTTACGACGACCTCTATGTAGGCGAAGTTGTCGAGTTTTTGAAGGTGGATGAAGCCGAGCGCTGGGACCTGATCGTCGCAACGGATGTACTGCCGTATATGGGAGAGCTGGAAGAGTTCTTCTCCGGTGTTGCCGCCAATATTCAGAATAAGGGCGTTTTCGCGTTTTCTTCTGAAACGCTGCCGGACGATATTTTGGGCGATAAACGTTTTATGGTTGGCAAATATCACCGTTTTGCACATGCTGAAGCTTATCTACGCGATCTGCTGGAAAAGCGCGGGTTCTCCATCCTCGATCTCTCCCCTATCATTGTTCGCTATGAACAAGGTGAACCGGTACCGGGCCATCTTGTGCTTGCAGCATTTGAGGAAACCTAG
- a CDS encoding 2Fe-2S iron-sulfur cluster-binding protein produces the protein MTNAIANLSVNGKQVEAKLGERLLEAAERAGISLHCDCGTCVCESSRVTVISGNVEANGTRLKSTVLACKATVAGDAEIMLPASSGLQSLKGHVSALRKVSDDLYELRLSFTKPISWRPGQYYHVEFRGHERINLSASFSLDAGTEFNTLIFLIEEATTPDLFAMLVKKGDVKGRVGITGPYGSSFLGHDDERLIMVAGPNSLAPIWAIALSSVMGQPRREKVLILDRSLEDAKFQQVFNWLKRRGLLPVFADLQSGTAEANLKNLLPDLTEFDMAYVAGSRSFIAGLESVFVDAQATYARIPQFQPWEAAVGANADAVTLEPAE, from the coding sequence ATGACCAACGCAATCGCAAACTTGAGCGTTAATGGCAAACAGGTTGAAGCTAAACTCGGTGAAAGGCTTTTAGAAGCAGCCGAGCGAGCTGGAATTTCTTTGCACTGTGATTGCGGGACCTGCGTCTGCGAAAGCTCTCGAGTGACGGTTATATCCGGCAATGTGGAGGCCAATGGAACGCGACTGAAAAGTACAGTATTGGCGTGCAAGGCAACAGTTGCCGGTGATGCTGAAATCATGCTGCCAGCCTCTTCTGGTCTGCAATCGCTCAAAGGTCACGTTTCCGCTCTTCGCAAAGTATCAGATGATTTATACGAGCTGCGCCTGAGTTTCACGAAGCCAATTTCATGGCGGCCGGGCCAATACTATCACGTGGAATTTCGCGGACATGAGCGGATCAACCTTTCCGCGAGTTTTTCGCTGGATGCTGGAACTGAGTTCAACACACTCATCTTCCTGATTGAAGAAGCAACCACCCCCGACCTTTTTGCAATGCTGGTGAAAAAGGGCGATGTAAAAGGGCGCGTTGGGATTACTGGCCCTTATGGCTCCTCTTTCCTTGGCCACGATGATGAACGCCTGATTATGGTCGCTGGCCCCAACAGCCTTGCTCCAATCTGGGCCATTGCGCTTAGCTCTGTTATGGGGCAACCACGCCGAGAGAAGGTCCTTATTCTGGATAGATCGCTGGAGGACGCTAAGTTTCAGCAGGTGTTCAACTGGTTGAAACGGCGTGGACTTCTGCCGGTATTTGCAGACCTGCAGAGCGGAACTGCAGAGGCTAATCTGAAAAACCTGCTACCAGATCTAACTGAATTTGATATGGCTTATGTAGCAGGATCTCGCAGTTTCATTGCCGGGTTGGAAAGCGTTTTTGTTGACGCACAAGCGACTTATGCGCGTATCCCGCAGTTTCAACCATGGGAAGCCGCAGTAGGCGCCAATGCGGACGCTGTAACTTTGGAGCCTGCGGAATAA
- a CDS encoding EAL domain-containing protein — protein MRRVRHSISLKLAIISVVAIALSYFALTFLVIIQWERTLQLQSEQLSQIAVNQFSTALERDVALVKHRIQSQLSETAASLSAIGERSDIVKAAETRVWAGDVNILSLVQEGTPLDAIILLNYRGQIVGASKKGDPGLIQKQLLKVHLKQALRTTWMPETGKGPVVRYTLLPATQFGPLLPGEPDAGVSQILYSPLVDPNTQWRGALVAQRWFPFHSGVIDEYSRISGAEIAIFYQDKLVGASPKAPVEALRKPEDLRKLKILNTAFEFCDNGPAPLVICAFKPLEVLLHAQERLRNVGEESSSQTFQRLIVLGFAACLIIFIVALLVSRKISQPLQTIADALSDVAGGNFDVRVEGTRRMDEVGEIARAVKVLQASARERDSLRLNIQRKNKELRNQEQELVKQNTLFDAALNNMSHGLCMFDTYKRLIVFNQRFDDIFACEQGAGKIGMTWNEMLTCMPLAQEFLEETGEKSVAQQLWPSTVRSTFTLELQSEQVILMTLEPQGSGGWVAIFEDITERQRISDHLSYLATHDTLTKLPNRLLMNERLQEMKQAALAQSESFGILWMDLDEFKTINDSLGHTVGDKLLCHIARILREKVTNKEMIARLGGDEFAILSKLPASREDLEKIAQEVLKIVAAPCFLEGHEIVVGASLGIAMFSKEQQDVDELIRFADLALYQAKNDGRNTYRFFESDMAAKIKQRQTLITDLYKATANRDLEVYFQPQVILETGEISGFEALLRWNHPRYGFISPFEFIPLAEETGLILEIGAWVLDEACSLAAGWPKCVNLAVNLSPRQIYYDTLLPVVDEVLARTGLDPGRLELEVTETVLLADHLRVRQTLAKLQQIGVKISMDDFGTGYSSLSTLRRFPFDRIKVDRSFVMSMDQDEDARFIVNSVIELANRLGIATTAEGVESKEIAEQLKAVGCTEAQGYYFGKPAPPNQALFWLLEEARGISLEDQVNKSKLTKKAAG, from the coding sequence ATGAGACGAGTCAGGCATTCAATCTCTCTGAAACTGGCAATCATCTCAGTCGTTGCTATTGCTTTATCTTACTTCGCCCTAACCTTCCTCGTCATCATTCAATGGGAACGAACGCTGCAGTTGCAAAGCGAGCAGCTCTCTCAAATTGCTGTGAACCAGTTTTCTACTGCGCTTGAGAGAGACGTCGCACTGGTGAAACACCGTATTCAATCTCAGCTTTCTGAAACGGCTGCCAGCCTTTCGGCTATAGGCGAAAGGTCTGATATTGTGAAAGCCGCAGAAACACGGGTGTGGGCAGGTGATGTCAATATCCTCTCGCTGGTTCAGGAAGGCACACCGCTGGATGCGATCATCCTGCTGAACTACCGTGGTCAGATTGTCGGTGCCTCAAAAAAAGGTGACCCCGGCCTCATACAAAAACAGTTGCTCAAGGTACATCTTAAGCAAGCACTTCGCACTACATGGATGCCGGAAACGGGGAAGGGGCCTGTTGTTAGGTATACTCTGCTGCCCGCCACCCAGTTTGGTCCATTGTTACCAGGAGAGCCGGACGCTGGTGTCTCTCAAATTCTGTATTCTCCACTCGTTGACCCGAATACACAATGGCGCGGAGCACTGGTGGCTCAGCGTTGGTTCCCGTTTCATTCAGGTGTCATTGACGAGTACAGCAGGATTTCTGGTGCTGAAATCGCAATATTTTACCAAGACAAACTTGTCGGCGCGTCCCCTAAGGCTCCTGTTGAAGCGCTGCGCAAGCCGGAAGACCTGCGAAAATTGAAGATCCTGAACACAGCCTTTGAGTTCTGCGACAACGGCCCCGCCCCGCTTGTCATATGCGCCTTCAAACCACTCGAAGTTCTCCTGCATGCGCAAGAACGCCTCCGCAATGTGGGGGAAGAAAGCAGCTCGCAGACCTTTCAACGTCTGATCGTACTTGGTTTTGCTGCCTGCCTGATTATCTTTATCGTCGCGTTGCTCGTCTCTCGCAAAATCTCTCAACCCCTCCAGACAATCGCAGATGCACTTTCTGATGTTGCGGGTGGGAATTTCGATGTTCGGGTTGAGGGAACCCGAAGAATGGATGAAGTGGGTGAGATAGCAAGAGCGGTCAAAGTATTGCAAGCCTCGGCCAGAGAACGCGACAGCCTCCGACTTAATATTCAGCGAAAGAACAAGGAACTTCGCAATCAAGAGCAGGAGCTGGTGAAGCAAAATACACTATTCGATGCCGCGCTGAACAATATGTCGCATGGTTTGTGCATGTTCGATACTTACAAAAGATTAATCGTGTTCAATCAACGCTTTGATGACATCTTCGCCTGTGAACAAGGCGCGGGAAAAATCGGTATGACATGGAATGAGATGCTCACATGCATGCCGTTGGCTCAAGAGTTTTTGGAGGAAACAGGAGAAAAATCCGTCGCTCAGCAGCTTTGGCCAAGCACGGTGCGCAGCACTTTCACGCTTGAGCTGCAAAGTGAGCAGGTCATCCTGATGACACTTGAACCGCAGGGCAGCGGCGGGTGGGTCGCGATTTTCGAAGATATTACAGAGCGGCAACGCATTAGCGATCACCTGAGCTATCTTGCAACACACGACACACTCACAAAATTGCCGAACCGATTGCTGATGAATGAGCGCTTGCAAGAGATGAAGCAGGCAGCTCTTGCACAGAGTGAGAGCTTCGGAATTTTGTGGATGGATCTGGATGAATTTAAGACAATCAACGATTCCCTAGGCCATACGGTCGGCGACAAGCTTCTTTGCCACATTGCCAGAATTCTGCGGGAAAAAGTGACGAACAAGGAGATGATCGCTCGCTTAGGAGGTGATGAGTTTGCCATTCTCTCCAAGCTGCCTGCATCCCGTGAAGATCTGGAAAAAATCGCACAGGAGGTCCTCAAAATTGTCGCCGCTCCTTGTTTCTTGGAGGGGCACGAAATCGTAGTGGGCGCGAGTCTCGGCATTGCAATGTTTAGTAAGGAGCAGCAAGACGTCGATGAGCTGATCCGCTTTGCAGACCTTGCGCTGTATCAGGCAAAAAATGATGGCAGGAACACCTACCGCTTCTTTGAAAGTGACATGGCAGCCAAAATTAAACAACGCCAGACACTTATCACAGACCTCTACAAAGCGACGGCTAACCGGGATCTCGAGGTCTACTTCCAACCGCAGGTCATTTTAGAGACGGGCGAAATCTCTGGTTTTGAAGCTCTCTTGAGGTGGAACCATCCGCGTTACGGCTTTATCTCGCCTTTCGAGTTTATCCCTCTTGCAGAAGAAACCGGCCTCATTCTGGAAATCGGTGCTTGGGTTCTGGATGAAGCCTGCTCGCTGGCAGCAGGATGGCCAAAGTGCGTTAATTTGGCCGTGAACCTGTCACCACGGCAAATTTACTACGACACACTTCTCCCGGTCGTGGATGAGGTTTTGGCGCGCACCGGGTTGGATCCTGGACGGCTTGAACTGGAAGTGACCGAAACCGTATTGTTGGCGGACCATCTGCGCGTTCGCCAGACTTTGGCAAAGCTCCAGCAAATTGGAGTAAAGATCTCCATGGATGATTTCGGCACTGGTTACTCATCTCTTAGTACCTTGCGTCGCTTCCCGTTTGACCGGATCAAGGTTGACAGATCCTTTGTTATGAGTATGGACCAAGATGAAGATGCCCGCTTTATAGTCAATTCTGTTATCGAACTGGCAAACCGACTTGGCATTGCGACAACCGCAGAAGGGGTTGAGAGCAAAGAAATTGCAGAGCAGTTGAAAGCTGTGGGATGTACGGAGGCGCAGGGCTATTACTTCGGCAAGCCCGCTCCTCCAAATCAAGCGCTGTTCTGGCTATTGGAAGAAGCCAGGGGTATCTCGCTGGAAGATCAGGTCAATAAGTCAAAGTTGACGAAAAAGGCCGCTGGCTGA
- a CDS encoding Rrf2 family transcriptional regulator — MKLTGMTDVAVRILMLMAVNRNDKWTIDRLSEATNTGRPQVAKVVQILNRKGYIKSRRGRLGGLMLAHAPASINIGKLIRNIEDNFALVECFGCNSTKPCPLVDVCLFKGKLRTALDAFMKELDAINLTQIIENADEIRASVEVFTKGNAELSI, encoded by the coding sequence ATGAAATTAACTGGGATGACAGATGTAGCAGTTCGCATTCTGATGCTCATGGCTGTCAACCGGAACGACAAGTGGACTATTGATCGCTTGTCTGAGGCAACAAACACTGGGCGCCCTCAGGTCGCTAAAGTCGTGCAAATATTGAATCGAAAAGGCTATATCAAATCTCGCCGAGGACGGTTGGGAGGGCTAATGCTTGCTCATGCACCTGCATCAATTAACATCGGCAAACTCATCCGAAATATTGAAGATAATTTCGCCTTAGTAGAGTGTTTTGGGTGTAATAGCACAAAGCCATGTCCGCTTGTTGACGTGTGCTTATTTAAGGGAAAGCTGCGGACTGCATTGGACGCTTTTATGAAAGAACTAGATGCTATAAACTTAACGCAAATTATTGAAAATGCGGATGAAATCAGAGCCAGCGTCGAAGTATTCACAAAAGGAAATGCAGAGCTATCGATCTGA
- a CDS encoding substrate-binding protein has protein sequence MSTFRRPINRRSLLKAGAASGLVLASPTIITRSAWADTNFRNDPTNSKTVTFGFNVPQTGAYADEGADELRAYQLAIKHLNGEGDGGMLNTMKPLSLGGNGILGKKVDYVTGDTQTKSDAARASAKRMIEKDGVVMWSGGSSSGVAIAQQSLAQEMGVVFMCGLTHSNDTTGKDKRRYGFRHFFNAYMSGAALGPVLEKQMGKDRRAYHLTADYTWGWTQEESIANTTEGLGWETVNKVRTPLGAGDFSQYITPVLNSGADVLILNHYGKDMINSLTQAVQFGLRDKQVNGKNFEIIVPLYSRLMAQGAGENIKGIYGTTNWNWSLQDEGSMAFVKSFGKEYGFPPSQAAHTCYVQTLLYADACERAGTFNPAEVIKALEDHQFDGMGNGPTLYRGSDHQCFKDVLVVKGNEAATSKFDLLEVVEVTPASQVTYDPEIFGGELGPYKA, from the coding sequence ATGAGTACTTTTCGCAGGCCGATTAATCGGCGTAGTCTTTTAAAGGCGGGTGCAGCCAGCGGGCTGGTTCTTGCATCGCCAACAATTATTACACGCAGTGCATGGGCGGATACTAACTTCCGCAACGACCCTACCAATTCCAAAACCGTAACATTCGGTTTCAACGTCCCACAGACCGGTGCATATGCCGATGAGGGTGCGGATGAACTGCGGGCCTATCAGCTTGCAATCAAGCATCTGAACGGTGAAGGCGATGGTGGTATGCTGAACACCATGAAGCCCCTTTCGCTCGGCGGAAATGGCATTCTTGGCAAAAAGGTAGACTACGTTACCGGTGATACCCAAACCAAGTCAGACGCGGCTCGGGCCTCTGCAAAACGCATGATCGAAAAAGACGGTGTTGTCATGTGGTCCGGCGGCTCCTCTTCCGGTGTGGCGATTGCGCAGCAATCCCTCGCACAGGAAATGGGCGTCGTGTTCATGTGTGGTCTGACCCACTCCAACGATACCACCGGTAAAGACAAGCGTCGTTATGGCTTCCGCCATTTCTTCAATGCTTACATGTCCGGTGCAGCTCTTGGCCCTGTGCTTGAAAAGCAGATGGGCAAGGATCGCCGTGCTTACCACCTGACCGCAGATTACACTTGGGGTTGGACACAGGAAGAATCTATCGCCAACACCACTGAGGGCCTTGGCTGGGAAACCGTCAACAAGGTTCGTACTCCACTTGGCGCAGGTGACTTCTCTCAGTACATCACCCCGGTTCTCAACTCCGGCGCTGATGTTCTGATCCTGAACCACTACGGTAAGGACATGATCAACTCGCTGACCCAGGCTGTTCAGTTTGGTCTGCGTGATAAGCAGGTTAACGGTAAAAACTTTGAGATCATCGTTCCACTTTACTCTCGCCTTATGGCGCAGGGTGCGGGCGAAAACATCAAAGGCATTTACGGTACAACCAACTGGAACTGGTCCTTGCAGGATGAAGGTTCCATGGCCTTCGTTAAATCCTTCGGCAAGGAATATGGGTTCCCACCCTCTCAGGCTGCTCACACATGTTACGTGCAAACTCTGCTTTATGCAGATGCATGTGAGCGCGCGGGTACATTCAACCCGGCTGAGGTTATCAAAGCTCTTGAAGACCACCAGTTCGACGGTATGGGCAACGGTCCAACGCTCTACCGTGGTTCTGATCACCAGTGCTTCAAAGATGTGTTGGTTGTGAAGGGGAACGAGGCGGCAACTTCAAAGTTCGATCTTCTGGAAGTTGTTGAAGTTACGCCAGCCTCTCAGGTCACTTATGACCCAGAGATCTTTGGCGGAGAACTTGGCCCTTACAAGGCCTAG
- a CDS encoding branched-chain amino acid ABC transporter permease has translation MDAIVLQILNGLDKGGAYALIALGLTLIFGTLGVVNFAHGALFMLGAFCAVAFNHVISFEQVVIDPTKTTAWGTPFETRVPYIEAWLGDTGTTVLNYSVPLSILFAIPVMLLFGYIMERGLIRHFYKRPHAEQILVTFGLAIVLQEIVKAYFGANPIPQAAPDMVRGAMDLGIWIGFDPGTVVYPQWRIVYLFFSFGIISGVFAFLQFTTFGMVVRAGMADRETVGFLGINIERRFTLVFAIAAVVAGLAGVMYTPILPPDYHMGMDFLVLSFVVVVVGGMGSLPGAVSAGFLLGILQSFASMNEVKTILPGIDQIIIYLVAVIILLVRPRGLMGRKGVMET, from the coding sequence ATGGATGCCATCGTTCTTCAAATTCTGAACGGCCTGGATAAAGGCGGAGCTTACGCTTTGATTGCGTTAGGCCTTACGCTGATCTTTGGTACACTCGGAGTTGTGAACTTCGCCCACGGGGCCTTGTTTATGCTTGGCGCGTTTTGTGCTGTTGCATTCAATCACGTTATTAGCTTTGAGCAAGTTGTTATCGACCCAACCAAAACAACGGCCTGGGGTACGCCTTTCGAGACCCGTGTCCCTTATATCGAAGCATGGCTCGGCGACACCGGCACAACGGTTCTGAATTACTCAGTCCCCCTTTCGATTTTATTCGCCATTCCTGTGATGCTGCTGTTTGGTTACATCATGGAACGTGGCTTGATCCGCCATTTTTACAAGCGCCCCCATGCGGAGCAGATCCTCGTGACCTTTGGTCTTGCGATTGTTTTGCAGGAAATTGTCAAAGCCTATTTTGGAGCAAACCCAATTCCGCAAGCAGCACCTGACATGGTGCGCGGCGCGATGGATCTGGGCATATGGATCGGCTTTGATCCCGGTACTGTTGTCTATCCCCAGTGGCGCATTGTTTATCTGTTCTTCTCATTTGGCATAATCAGCGGCGTGTTTGCTTTCTTGCAGTTCACCACCTTCGGCATGGTTGTGCGTGCGGGTATGGCAGACCGTGAAACTGTTGGCTTCCTTGGCATTAACATTGAGCGCCGCTTTACGCTGGTGTTTGCTATTGCTGCGGTGGTCGCGGGCCTTGCCGGGGTTATGTACACGCCAATTCTGCCACCGGATTACCACATGGGAATGGACTTCCTCGTCCTCTCGTTTGTTGTGGTTGTGGTTGGCGGTATGGGGTCTCTGCCCGGTGCGGTATCTGCCGGTTTCCTTCTTGGTATTTTGCAGAGCTTTGCAAGTATGAATGAAGTGAAGACCATTCTGCCCGGCATTGACCAGATCATTATCTACCTTGTTGCAGTTATTATCCTTTTGGTTCGTCCGCGTGGATTAATGGGCCGCAAGGGCGTGATGGAGACCTGA